The genomic stretch AAATTATGCTAAAatcaagtgtttatttttttttttttagtatttgtttttattaatctttagggatataaaatacattatggtttttagggaaaaaagctgtttcctcaattgtttttcatgaattttgTACGCTAAAAAACATCAATGTCATTTTTGGTTATTTGTAAATTACAAGCTGAGGATCCAGacccacatgcagctcttttaatccttcattgtggctctttgactttgaaaaaACTTCAAGCTTATCTAATTAATTAACTATTTCATTTATGCTTAGATTTTTTACATGTCAGATAGACCTTAGTGATTAAAATGATTGTAAAAATCTATTGTCAGAGTGGTTTATAATCAGTGACATTATCTTATTGTCTTTACatatatagattttaaaatgatttggatTCTACATTAATgttatgcttttatttactagtaaaagaagaaaaagatgaaggaacacagaattcataataatagaaaatcttgtttcttgcattttaattaaagtaaatctgctgcagctggagaatctgattaaacacaggatgtgttttatactgaaaggaacttgaatgtgttattgtcaaaagtgaaataagtaaaatttgttatttatggAAAAACTAAATTGCgtttaaagctatattttttttataaatgaatggcttaattGACACAAAgcattaataaagtatttattaaagtattaataaagtgtatttttctaactctGAGATGAAACGTTGCGGCACTCATTGAGTTTTGGTCCGTAAGAACCTGgtccaaatgactcttttagcGATTAAGGTTGCAGATTATACATATTTGGAGACAAAATTTCTAAACTGATAAAAGTGTAACAAAAGTAACAGTCATGAACTCAACATCAATCATCAATGGATCTATTTTCACATCAAAGCTATGAACTGTTATTTCTGAATTGAGCATCATCTCTTTGCTTAGTATCTTATGGTATATATTAGGGATCGGCAACCTTctacagtaaaagagccatttgggcccaTCATAtattgatcaaaacctaaaagagCCGCAtggacttactttagcctttaagaaaNNNNNNNNNNNNNNNNNNNNNNNNNNNNNNNNNNNNNNNNNNNNNNNNNNNNNNNNNNNNNNNNNNNNNNNNNNNNNNNNNNNNNNNNNNNNNNNNNNNNNNNNNNNNNNNNNNNNNNNNNNNNNNNNNNNNNNNNNNNNNNNNNNNNNNaaaaaaaaaaaaaaaaaaagtagctcgttgctcaattacttgctgaactccaaattaaccccaaattcctcagtaaattagtcaaaattttagcatgttgctaaaatagaagcgaaattctaaattagaataaaaatcccagtagcaaacaaactagcaaaaaacgttagcatgttgctaaaatagaagctaaactctaaattatttaaaaagttactattattttatttttcttcagccagagagccaccatggagagataaaagagccacacatggctctggagccgcaggttacagacccctggtATATACACTGGAGTGACCTCCATCCATGAAAGGGTTAATACTTATTTATAAGATTCTTTTGGATTCCCATCACCCTCTCTGGTCTGTAGATAAACTCTTGCCCTCAGGATGCAGGTACCTGATGCCCAACATGAGGACAAAAAGAGGCTTTGCATCTTTTGTATCACTCAGTATTCACCTCCCCAACAAATCTGGATAAACTGACTTCTTTGGGCTCAGATGTTTCATGTGATACTTCTAGATATATGCGCATTTTTCCAATGGTTTTacagttattatttatttctgttaatgTTTTCCATTGCCCTCACAGTGCATTGTAAATTCCCCTTAATGCATTAAAGGTTTTCATGCATTCTTGCATTCATCTACAACAAGATGAGCAGGTAATCCTCACAGAGAGGTTAATGCAATGTAAGTGAGAACTCAGAAACGACTCGGTGTCATTAGGTGAAACATGTTGGGCCCCTCCGGTGAAAACACGCACAAAGAACGCACATGCTTGTCAGAGATGCATTGTATAGGTTAGATTCTCTGACCTTCAGATTCAAGTTACACTTGCCAGCCTTGGATCCACATGAGACAAAAGCTGTTTGACGCAAAGCTGAAGCTCATTAAACCAGAATTCGGTGCTTGCCAAACGGGGTTTCATTTGATCAGGCATATGACCCACTTTGGCTTCAGATTCTTtgtctcaaaaagaaaaaaaaggcttcataGTAGAGGAAACTGTGGCTCAATCTCTGCTGCTTCTGTTTAATGGATTAGTTTGCACAAGGCCTGCATGTTCCCGTGTTAAAAAGGAGAACTCACCCAGCTGAAGGTTAGACAGAAGCAAGGTTTCAGGTGAAGGTGACTTCAGCCTCTTCTTTGGCATTTATAAATCACTCCCTGTTTTATCGCTGCTCGCTCCGCCACTAATCAGATGTCCCACTTTTCTCGTGACAGGTTTCCATTCCTGTGGTTGACTTTGAGAGCGTGTTTGACGTGCTCCCTGCTGGAGCAATATTACTGTTAGATAGCCTGAGTTTTTGTTGGGTGAAGTAAACAAGGTTCTCAAAACAACCAGAGGGGATTATAAAACCTGTGGTTGCCACGTATTGCTGAgtcatttaaactttttgcaactacaaaaaaaattaaaaaatgattctcACAAGGTTCCTCCacagtttttaagttatttaatgggaaatttattattattaagcaTTTAATAATCAGCAATTAAACACTTTATGTTCCTATGATCTAACCAGATCAATTTGTTTGAGGCAAGTTGATGAATAATCAAATCAACTTGTACCATAATAAAATCGttccaaaattaaataaatcgaTTATATCGATGTTGGAAAATACCAAGTTCCATCAAAGCGGACAACATGTGAtcacagcaaaaaatgatcaagtcaTTGTTACAATCTATcatgtggaaacactttgaattttgcaaagatgtgAGCAATCAGTAGTTGTAGAATGCTCTAATAATTCATTTGGATTGTTTTTATGTagtaaaaacaacagtgagctgaactttataaaactaaaatgtgaatggattcgccatttattgtttgtttgtacacatatttaatcaACACTTGATTATCtcgcaagaaatacaaggaatctagaaaacttcacctgcacgattatattttatttatctctgagtcacactggttaagttttggctaaagatgtcctggatcaacATTAGGTGAATGaattggatcgttcaaaatgaactgaTGTCAATAATCAATCATATTATTAACCACAaattaggataaaaataaaatttttgttaaaatgaatgaTTAAACCCCTATTTTTTATTACACAAATAGCGCAAACTTCAAAAATTGCAGTCTCACAAATgctttcttatgttttttttttttttttaactgcatcaTGGATTGTTCCATGCAACCCACTGTAATGCACTTTAGACTGCATGCTGACAGCTAaatttggactattttaatatatttttattgcaaatgagataaaacttaaaaatagatattttgaCACGGAAActactgattaaaatgaaataaattagtattttttatttcctctgcaGAGCTTCAAGCTAAATTTCCGATTTCTCATTTTTCTCCACTCATCATAGCTAGAATATTCTAGTTGACCTCAAATCTAAATTAAGGAAcatgacaataataataaaaaaaagaggtggTTTGGACATTCTAAGaatattccttaaaaaaataaatttcctgTCCGAGTTTTCTGGTACAGAACATCTGAGCCCCTCCTGCTTGGTTAACAGTACACATGTACAGGATGCTAACTTTTTCAGTGGCTGACATCATAATGTACTGTCCTAGCAAGGTTACATTTTCATCCTCACAAATACATTACAGTAAGTGGGTTTTCTGTGAGCAAAATCTGCTTATTGTTTCCAGTCCagcaagtttttatttaattttttgtatttaatttagaacTTAATTTTGACTAAACACAATGTTATTATTGCACACAAAAGCATTGCGTGATAAtggtttgtaatattttttaaaaatctaggaCGTGGGGCATTTCTATACAATTTTTAAGACACTGGAGATTTACAGAGCTCGTTTCAAGATAAAACATCTttatgcagagaaaaaaaagccgACGTAATGGAACTTTTCTTCCCTCAAATTTCAGTGTTTGTTCTGTAATGGTCCATGAGGGGATGTATGAGTCACTCAGGGTCTCTCTCTGCAGGGTGCTCCCACCGCTGACGAGAAGCCGTTTCCCCTTGTGTCAGCCACCTCGGTGGAATTTCTGAGTGCATGTAAAGCAGCGGGCCTGCACAGGCACTGGCTGCTATCTCACAAAATGTTTGCTGGAATCTGAGACATGTTTGTCGTGTTTGTAGGGCAACCTTGGTGACATGGTCATTGGAACAGTGAGCTGATCCACGTGTTTATCTACGTGTTGATAGCAGGCTGGCCTTGTGAGAGAGAGCTCTTATATACAGGAGCTCTTTCAGCACTTTACAGAACCAAAGTAGAGACTCTCTGCATAGTGGGAgtttttcaccactcagaaaacagtttaaacatttttccttccttttttttgtcctacAGACGAAAGTGACCACTTCAGTAAGCAAGATGCTACCTGCAACTTTTAAGCTGTGCGCTGGCATCTCCTATCGGCACATGAGAAACATGACAGGTGAGTCATGAGCAACTGAGATTCAAACTGCTGCCTTCACCTAACCTTTCTCCACTGGTTCTCTAATGAAACAGTGTGAGCCACATTTTCTTCCCTCCTCCGGTGATGCTGCACACATTATCAGGACACTGCAACTAGaaagctgttctttttttcttttttttttttgcaggtttaAGAAAGAATGCCATGGTGGCCATTCATCACGAGCTCAATAGACTGGCAGGTCCAGGACCCAGTAACTGGATCAGCCAAGTTCGGCGTCGAAGCTCCCTTCTGAGTGAGTGATGCAGCACAATAGATCACATCACTTAAACAGCTGCAGAATTACCTGACATGTTGTGGTTTTGGTCCATTGTGCTCTAAGGTTCTCGCATTGAGGAGGAGGGGTTCAGTGAGCAGGAAATGTCTTATGTGAAGCAAGGTGAAGATGCACTGCAGAAGGCTATCAGCATCCTCAGTGAGCAGGACGGCTGGACGGTTGAAACTGTAGCTGTGAGTTTTCTCATCTTTGATTAAGGTTGATGAAGTGACTACTGTGGGATCTGCAGCACTTGTTTCCACCTCTCTACAGCCGAATGGAGATAAGGTCCTGAGTAAGGTACTGCCTGACATCGGGAAGGTGTTCAAGCTGGAAGTCGTCATGGAGCAACACCCTGACAGCCTCTATGAAGAGCTGGTGGGAAACATGGAGCAAATGGGGGAGTGGAATCCCAATGTAAAGGAGGTCAAAGTAAGAGAGCTGAAGGTCAGAGTATAAAACGTGTATTTAAAGTGGCTGATTATGTCTATCACTGGGATGACCTAGATTCTCCAAAAGATTGGCCGGGACACCATGATTACCCATGAGGTGTCTGCAGAGACACCGGGGAATGTGGTGGGGCCGAGAGACTTTGTGAACGTCCGCTGTACCCGACGTCGGGGCTCCACCTGCTTCCTGGCTGGGATGTCCACTCAGCATCCAAAAATGCCAGAGCAGAAGGGCATCATTAGGTACGTCAGTGGGAGtgatcattttcaaaaatgattagACAAAAATGTGATGAGTGCGCTAATCTAATTTAAATGAAccatttctgtcatttgtagAGCTGAAAATGGGCCTACCTGCATTGTGATGAAACCGTGTTCTGATCACCCAGACAAGACCAAGTTTACGTGGTTACTAAGTTTAGATCTAAAGGTATTAAAGGCTGCATTTCCTTTATTGCGAAAGTCGCAAGGTATTCTGTGTTAATATGACTTTGTCTTCTGCGTGTGCAGGGCTGGATCCCAAAGACAATCGTAAACAAAGTGCTCTCTCAGACGCAGGTGGACTTCGCCAACTACCTCAGGCACCGGATGGCAGATAATGTTTCTGCAGAGATGGCTCCTGCTTGCTGACACAAGATGCCACTCGAGCTTTGCTCCAGAGCTCTCAGCAGTTACAGAACTAATGAAATCTTCACTAAAGTCAGCATATAACTACTGAAAAATCGGAAAATCCAGACTGTTGCTTAGAACCAAAACAGatcattcttcttcttttgctgcACAAAATCTATGCACCACAATGTTGTGCAAAAACCCGCATTATTCCTGAAAAACCTTGTGACCATTAAGCACTCCTTTGGACAAGACcgaagaaaagaaatgtttccttGTAAGTAgtttaaatgtatcatttaagtatatttatagcaaaatgaaaacaaaaaaggagtaCCAATATCTCCTCATCACAAACAGTCCATTGgactttaaacaagagagaaccaacaatagaaaaaactaacattgcacttttggtcttttttatgtaataaagcATACATGAGACCTATGAAACCCCTTGAAGTACAAGTATTTCAAAGAATGAGACAGCTCTGaatgtatatgttttaaaaagaactaTATTAAAGGCATCTTCAATAAAACCTGAAGTGAGTTGAGCTTTGGATTGTGCGTCTTTGCTGCCTACTTCTGTCTTGTAATCTCACAGAGAAAATCTTACAGAAATGTTGATTGAGGTTCctgaatttacaataaaataaagctgctgAAATGCCCTTTTTTgctatcatttttattttatgcacacaaatacactcattatttaatttaaaggcTTCACTTACGCCCTCTGTTGGTCACTTTCCACCCAGCAGTGAACACTCTTGCCCCCCCACTTATATTGGGCAGGGGGACATAGTGGGCTAACAGGATGCGCACCATctcctttattttaaatgttttaattgttgatGTTGCTTCAAAAGAATTGCAGCTTTGTAGGAATTAAAGCAGAGGAAtcacaaaattgtatttttatgataGTAAGAAGCAGTAACAttggtcagatttttttttctgtttatcccGATAGAtgaccttttaaaataaaatctagttaaaaaaaaatgcacagagCTTTTTTTCAAGtatgttttttccccttcagaCAGCCTTGGATTTgcagtcgtttttttttttttttttcaaatgatcaTTAAAATTGCAGGggaaagtcaaaacaaaaaaaggaaagacaagCAAAGGAAGCTTTAAACTTTAAGGAATGAAAACCTTGAAATGGCAGAACAACTACAGAACCAAGATGCTGCGAAACAGGAAGGAACGGTTCCTGGATTCTTATCAGGAAGAAAATGCAGCACATAAAAATGCCTCATCTGTAGACCAAAAACAAATGCCGTCTTTGTACTGAATGGGTTTTCAGATTGTTGGTTTGTCAGAGCGAGCAGGTGTTTGGCCGTTCAGATGTGTGAGAAGCCAACAGCAACTACTTCACTGCGAGCCAACAGCACATTCCTCAAGATCAAGTAAGAGTGGATCTCATCCCAAACCGGAAATCTGTCCTCCCTTTATTGCCAGTTGCATAACATTTCACAAATTCCGTGTAATTTTGTTAggtccaaaatgttttgcaacCGCTCATTATCTTTGATGTAGAACAGACTGCAGAGGACCCACAGCGGGATAAAAGCAGGTGGGGGTTCTTTTTCTATTCTGAGTGaatttttacaaatacattaaattatcaaaagtattttttcaccCTTCCAAgtaaattaaagacccactacaagAAAAGTGTTGGTTTGAGTGtgattaacatgttcttggagcatttttctcattatacaAAGAAACtcagcttaaaattgtgttcttgagtatttctttatcaaaattgttttgaatcaggagcagatgataaatgccgttggaaaaagcttgtatatgtgacgtaggtgctacagtcagcaagccacaagctacctgctccactccattctaatacatccactttcagacaaatggATTTATGtgcgtcttaattttccttgtccgagctgacTCAAAACTATACAGTTTCAATATTGATGGCTATTCTTggtgcaccagtaatgttaggttgaggtgtgaggggctgtaagatagtaGACGagtgtaaacagaaggatgtcAGGAAGCGGGGGCACCTACATCTTAGAGgcagatttctaatgaactttaTCTTGTTTAAAATTCTGATATAAAGACCATTTAGAACACTTTGGTACTTTAAATCATTTCAATCTCTTTTATAGCCACATGTGTATAAAATACTCCACTTCAACACATAGACTGCCTCTAAATTTACCAAAGAATGGGCCATGGTCTCTTTGTGGCGATGCCATCCattaaacaaatgtgatttcCACACTATTCAATCCACTGTCTGTGGTGTAATAACAAACTTCAGTCGCTAAGTTGCAGACTACAAAATTTGACAGGAGCAGGGTCATCTGATGCTGAGGAACATAGTGTGCATAGTTCACCAGCTTTTTGCTGTCAGTCCTGACAGACCTCCAAATTTCATGTGGCCTCTAGACTATCAGAAGAACAGTGTGTGAAGATGGGTTTCCCTCACTTTACAGCTTCCTCCAAACCACACATTACCAAATGTAATGATTAGAACTGGATGTAGGTGCAGTAAAATACTATTCTTCTGGGCTCTGGTGCAGTGAGGACGCTGAGTATGGATCTGGTGTTTGACAGAACTACTTCTCAGACAACATTCTACCAAGTGTGAAGCTTCGTAAAGAGTGCATGACCTGAgagtgtcatttttaaaagcaggACTTGATCTCTTAGATCCAGTTAAATGAACATTGAATATCTTGATATCTTATGATgtgaaaatatcaaaagatTTTGGGAATTTCCATGATCCCAGCAGTGTGGGAACAACCCCTTGCATGGACAATGGTGTGGAAGAACTTGACTGTCCTGCAGAGACTCCTGACcttcattaataaataataaattacctTTGGGACTGTGAACACTTTGGCTTCTGGACCTAATGTCTTCTCTTCTTGAGACGTTTCAACACTTATTGGCAAAATGTCTAAAAAGCTGGGCATAAATGTTAAATCAATTCAtgtattcattcttttttttaggtatgCACTAAAAGCAAGACAGAGATATAAGGCAGAGCGGAAGATGTTacggttctctttgggagtgatcAGGATGGATAGAAGCTAAAGAGGGGTAACTAAAGAGAACGTGGTTGGTGCTAGCATGGAGGATACAAAGGATAATGTCAGATGTATGTTTGGACCCCTAAATAGAGCAGCTAAAACACAAAGACGAAGAAGCACTAATAATTAACGTTaaataattgacatttttttagtatCTGACCTCTTGCCTTAAGTTGATGAGGGTTGTTTCCATT from Oryzias melastigma strain HK-1 linkage group LG9, ASM292280v2, whole genome shotgun sequence encodes the following:
- the star gene encoding steroidogenic acute regulatory protein, mitochondrial, coding for MLPATFKLCAGISYRHMRNMTGLRKNAMVAIHHELNRLAGPGPSNWISQVRRRSSLLSSRIEEEGFSEQEMSYVKQGEDALQKAISILSEQDGWTVETVAPNGDKVLSKVLPDIGKVFKLEVVMEQHPDSLYEELVGNMEQMGEWNPNVKEVKILQKIGRDTMITHEVSAETPGNVVGPRDFVNVRCTRRRGSTCFLAGMSTQHPKMPEQKGIIRAENGPTCIVMKPCSDHPDKTKFTWLLSLDLKGWIPKTIVNKVLSQTQVDFANYLRHRMADNVSAEMAPAC